From the genome of Populus alba chromosome 10, ASM523922v2, whole genome shotgun sequence, one region includes:
- the LOC118045396 gene encoding uncharacterized protein, producing MNTIVRSAYNLCKSPLLLPIQGVNTVRGGEHQIQQCRGIRVRVHNGNLEQALKFMQRKMQSSGIERQIKNLQTHHVKNSEKRVLARKKLQRRIQSQELAHRIKVILADKARGL from the exons ATGAACACGATAGTGAGAAGCGCATATAATCTCTGTAAGAGTCCGCTGCTGCTGCCGATTCAGGGAGTTAACACAGTGAGAGGAGGAGAACACCAGATACAACAGTGCAGGGGGATCAGAGTGAGGGTACATAATGGGAACTTGGAGCAGGCATTGAAGTTTATGCAGAGGAAGATGCAGTCCAGTGGGATTGAAAGGCAAATAAAGAACTTACAGACTCACCACGTTAAGAATTCAGAGAAGCGAGTTTTGGCTCGCAAAAAGCTTCAGCGTAGGATTCAATCCCAAGAACTCGCTCACAGGATCAAGGTTATCCTCGCTGATAAAGCCAG GGGCCTGTGA